One segment of Streptomyces bathyalis DNA contains the following:
- a CDS encoding FAD-binding oxidoreductase yields MTEESPGTLRETTPPTDTSTDAESAQVPPPADESGTRAGEGPSRVRPSGLAEAADALATAAGERRTVLFEGAGTALNWGAPVAGTGLVLETSGLDRLISHAPEDWTVGVEAGMPLTRLQELLAPAGQWLPVDPPTGSRGATLGGLLACGDAGPRRLKYGGLADLVIGATLVLADGTVARTGGDVIKNVAGYDLVKLIAGSLGAFGLVARLNLRVHPLPAATTTLAVAVDDADRALSAARAVMRSPLEPVAIEWDGQQLLIRFQGTEESAAARGRLAPEVPGLEDARVLDAEAERAAWERLSGLVRGEDGETVLRAGTHPARLPALTRRLREVTEGTGVEAAVVSGVAQGLHTVVLRGGEASEHAACLTAWREAVHEAGGSVTLRRRRHGVDAAAASWGPAPPAVSVLRSLKRQFDPDDRCAPGRFAPWF; encoded by the coding sequence GTGACCGAGGAGTCCCCGGGGACGCTGCGGGAGACCACGCCGCCCACGGACACGTCGACGGACGCGGAATCCGCCCAAGTGCCCCCGCCCGCGGACGAGTCCGGGACGCGCGCCGGTGAAGGACCCTCCCGCGTACGCCCGTCCGGCCTCGCGGAGGCAGCCGACGCCCTCGCCACCGCGGCAGGCGAGCGGCGGACGGTGCTGTTCGAGGGTGCGGGCACGGCGCTGAACTGGGGAGCGCCCGTCGCCGGGACCGGTCTCGTACTGGAGACCTCCGGCCTGGACCGCCTGATCAGCCACGCCCCCGAGGACTGGACGGTGGGTGTCGAGGCAGGCATGCCCCTCACGCGGCTCCAGGAACTGCTGGCCCCCGCCGGGCAGTGGCTGCCGGTGGACCCGCCCACCGGCAGCCGGGGAGCGACGCTGGGAGGACTGCTGGCGTGCGGGGACGCCGGGCCGAGGCGCCTGAAGTACGGCGGCCTCGCGGACCTGGTGATCGGCGCGACGCTCGTGCTCGCGGACGGCACCGTGGCCCGCACCGGCGGCGACGTCATCAAGAACGTCGCCGGATACGACCTGGTGAAGCTGATTGCCGGCTCGCTCGGTGCCTTCGGCCTCGTCGCCCGGCTCAATCTGCGCGTCCACCCGCTGCCCGCCGCCACCACGACACTCGCCGTCGCGGTGGACGACGCCGACCGTGCGCTCTCGGCGGCGCGTGCCGTCATGCGCTCGCCGCTGGAGCCCGTCGCAATCGAATGGGACGGGCAGCAGCTGCTCATCCGATTCCAGGGGACCGAGGAGAGCGCGGCGGCGCGCGGCCGCCTCGCCCCGGAGGTTCCGGGCCTCGAAGACGCCCGCGTGCTCGACGCCGAGGCCGAACGGGCCGCCTGGGAGCGGCTGTCGGGCCTCGTACGCGGCGAGGACGGCGAGACCGTACTGCGCGCCGGCACGCATCCCGCACGGCTGCCCGCCCTGACACGGAGACTGCGCGAGGTGACCGAGGGCACCGGCGTGGAGGCCGCTGTGGTCAGCGGCGTCGCACAGGGCCTGCACACCGTCGTGCTGCGCGGCGGGGAGGCTTCGGAACACGCCGCGTGCCTCACCGCGTGGCGCGAGGCGGTGCACGAGGCCGGCGGCTCGGTGACGCTGCGGCGGCGCCGCCACGGTGTGGACGCCGCTGCAGCCTCGTGGGGGCCCGCGCCGCCGGCGGTTTCCGTACTGCGCTCTCTCAAGCGGCAGTTCGACCCCGACGACAGGTGTGCACCGGGGCGCTTCGCGCCCTGGTTCTGA
- a CDS encoding (Fe-S)-binding protein, whose amino-acid sequence MTTPHGGTSPTPASSGGFDAHHPPSPELISDCVHCGFCLPACPTYTLSGEEMNSPRGRIYQMQLINEGDATLDAAAVASFDNCLGCMACVTACPSGVQYDRLIESVRPQIERNWARSRSDRAFRGLIFRLFPYPGRLRVAAVLGALYQRLGIRRVLHRTGLLRRLPARLRALEALMPDVPLRSALRKTPDRSPARAVTAPATGDGGSRRTTARRTVGMVTGCVQQVFFAQVNEATVRVLTAEGCDVVAPPSQGCCGALSEHTGREEEAARRARQLIDTFEPLGVDVIVVNVAGCGSTLKEYGRLLADDPEYRERAEAFAAKVRDVSELLAELTPLAPRHPVAARLAHHEACHLAHAQGVREQPRAVLRSVPELEVVDIPEADMCCGSAGVYNLIQPRPAEELGRRKADNVRSTAPDAVVTANPGCLLQISRHLDKQLPVLHPVQVIDASIRGVRPW is encoded by the coding sequence ATGACCACGCCGCACGGTGGAACGTCCCCGACGCCGGCCTCGTCCGGCGGCTTCGACGCCCACCATCCGCCGTCCCCCGAGCTCATCTCCGACTGCGTGCACTGCGGCTTCTGCCTGCCCGCCTGCCCCACGTACACGCTGAGCGGCGAGGAGATGAACTCACCTCGTGGGCGCATCTACCAGATGCAGCTCATCAACGAGGGCGACGCCACGCTGGACGCCGCCGCCGTCGCCAGCTTCGACAACTGTCTGGGCTGCATGGCCTGTGTGACGGCATGCCCGTCCGGCGTGCAGTACGACCGGCTCATCGAGTCGGTGCGCCCGCAGATCGAACGCAACTGGGCACGTTCACGCTCCGACCGCGCCTTCCGCGGACTGATCTTCCGCCTGTTCCCGTACCCGGGACGGCTGCGCGTCGCCGCCGTCCTCGGCGCCCTCTACCAGCGGCTGGGCATCCGCCGCGTGCTGCACCGCACGGGGCTGCTGCGACGGCTCCCGGCGAGGCTGCGCGCGCTGGAGGCGCTGATGCCGGACGTGCCCCTGCGCTCCGCGCTGCGCAAGACACCGGACCGCAGCCCGGCCCGTGCCGTCACCGCCCCGGCCACGGGGGACGGTGGCAGCCGGCGGACCACCGCACGCCGCACCGTCGGCATGGTCACCGGCTGCGTGCAGCAGGTCTTCTTCGCCCAGGTCAACGAGGCCACGGTGCGCGTGCTGACCGCCGAGGGCTGCGACGTGGTCGCGCCTCCCTCGCAGGGCTGCTGCGGCGCGCTCAGCGAGCACACCGGACGTGAGGAGGAAGCGGCCCGCCGGGCACGGCAGTTGATCGACACCTTCGAACCGCTCGGCGTCGACGTGATCGTCGTCAACGTGGCGGGCTGCGGCTCGACGCTCAAGGAGTACGGGCGGCTGCTCGCCGACGATCCCGAATACCGCGAGCGCGCCGAGGCGTTCGCGGCGAAGGTGCGCGACGTCTCCGAACTCCTCGCCGAACTCACCCCGCTCGCCCCCCGGCACCCCGTGGCCGCACGCCTCGCACACCACGAGGCGTGCCACCTCGCTCACGCGCAGGGCGTCCGCGAACAGCCGCGTGCCGTCCTGCGGAGCGTCCCCGAGCTGGAAGTGGTCGACATCCCCGAGGCCGACATGTGCTGTGGCTCCGCCGGCGTCTACAACCTCATCCAGCCCCGGCCCGCGGAGGAACTCGGCCGCCGCAAGGCGGACAACGTGCGCTCCACGGCGCCCGACGCCGTGGTGACGGCCAACCCCGGCTGTCTGCTGCAGATTTCGCGCCATCTCGACAAGCAGCTCCCCGTGCTGCACCCCGTCCAGGTCATCGACGCCTCCATACGCGGCGTCAGGCCCTGGTGA
- a CDS encoding L-lactate permease, with protein sequence MFQPVLDPLGGSLGLSSLVAALPLVVFFVLLGVLRVQAWLSAVAALATSIVVAVAAYGMPVGQSLNSAVLGALFGLFPIMWIVVNALWVYQMTVDTGHFEVLRRSFGRLSDDQRLQAVIVAFCFGALLEALAGFGAPVAISSVMLIALGFKPFKAATVALVANTAPVAFGAMGTPVITLSELTGLPLEDVSSMVGRQTPLLAAVVPVLLVYLVDGKRGVRQTWWPALACGLSFAVAQFVCSNYMSVELTDVVAALVSVGVLVLVMRMATIPSPAPEEISGDEPDGSAPAGGDAAAGDGSAAPGGTGAGSGGAEPATQTKRTETVTDPDGETRDSTRAAVNAYLPYIVIIVVFALTKLPAVKTVLEEKGTALLNWPGLHVADPVSGKPAASTVFKFDWLPATGTMLLLSGVITAVLLAVSPRVATRAYGRTLHQLRWAILTVATVLALAYVMNLSGQTSTIGNFIAGAGAALAFLSPVLGWLGVAVTGSDTSANALFGILQVTAAKNSGYAPELLAAANSSGGVLGKMLSPQNLAIAAAATGLGGREPELLRKVVGWSLVLLLLMCVLVFLQSTSVLGWMLLS encoded by the coding sequence GTGTTCCAACCCGTACTCGATCCGCTGGGCGGTTCGCTGGGACTGTCGTCGCTAGTCGCCGCCCTCCCACTGGTCGTCTTCTTCGTGCTCCTGGGCGTGCTGCGCGTCCAGGCATGGCTCTCCGCGGTCGCGGCGCTCGCCACGTCGATCGTCGTCGCGGTCGCCGCGTACGGCATGCCCGTGGGGCAGAGCCTCAACTCCGCTGTCCTGGGCGCCCTGTTCGGGCTGTTCCCGATCATGTGGATCGTGGTCAACGCCCTGTGGGTCTACCAGATGACCGTCGATACGGGTCACTTCGAAGTGCTGCGCCGCTCCTTCGGAAGGCTCTCCGACGACCAGCGCCTCCAGGCCGTCATCGTCGCCTTCTGCTTCGGGGCGCTCCTCGAGGCGCTGGCCGGTTTCGGGGCCCCCGTCGCGATCAGTTCGGTGATGCTCATCGCTCTGGGCTTCAAGCCGTTCAAGGCGGCTACGGTCGCGCTGGTCGCCAACACCGCTCCGGTGGCGTTCGGTGCCATGGGCACGCCCGTCATCACGCTCTCCGAACTGACGGGCCTGCCGCTCGAGGACGTCTCCTCCATGGTCGGCCGCCAGACGCCGCTGCTGGCCGCCGTCGTCCCGGTGCTGCTGGTCTACCTGGTGGACGGCAAGCGCGGTGTGAGGCAGACCTGGTGGCCCGCCCTGGCATGCGGACTCTCCTTCGCCGTGGCCCAGTTCGTCTGCTCCAACTACATGTCCGTCGAGCTGACGGACGTCGTCGCCGCGCTCGTCTCCGTCGGCGTGCTGGTGCTGGTCATGCGGATGGCAACAATCCCCTCGCCCGCACCGGAGGAGATCTCCGGCGACGAGCCGGACGGCTCCGCCCCGGCGGGCGGCGACGCGGCAGCGGGTGACGGCAGCGCGGCGCCGGGCGGTACGGGAGCCGGCAGCGGCGGCGCGGAGCCCGCGACGCAGACCAAGCGCACGGAGACGGTCACGGACCCGGACGGAGAGACGCGGGACAGCACCCGCGCGGCGGTCAACGCCTACCTGCCCTACATCGTGATCATCGTCGTCTTCGCGCTGACCAAGTTGCCGGCGGTGAAGACGGTGCTGGAGGAGAAGGGCACCGCCCTCTTGAACTGGCCCGGCCTGCACGTCGCCGATCCCGTCAGCGGAAAGCCCGCGGCCTCCACGGTCTTCAAGTTCGACTGGCTGCCCGCGACGGGCACGATGCTGCTCCTCAGCGGCGTGATCACAGCGGTGCTCCTGGCCGTGTCACCCCGTGTCGCCACCCGCGCGTACGGACGCACCCTGCACCAGCTGCGCTGGGCGATCCTCACGGTGGCCACGGTGCTGGCCCTGGCCTATGTGATGAACCTGTCCGGGCAGACGTCCACGATCGGCAACTTCATCGCGGGCGCCGGGGCCGCGCTGGCCTTCCTCTCACCGGTGCTGGGCTGGCTCGGAGTCGCGGTCACGGGCTCCGACACCTCCGCCAACGCCCTGTTCGGCATCCTCCAGGTGACGGCCGCCAAGAACTCCGGCTACGCCCCGGAGCTTCTCGCCGCGGCCAACAGCTCCGGCGGTGTCCTCGGCAAGATGCTCTCCCCTCAGAACCTGGCCATCGCCGCCGCGGCCACCGGCCTGGGCGGACGGGAGCCGGAACTGCTGAGGAAGGTCGTCGGCTGGAGCCTGGTGCTGCTTCTGCTGATGTGCGTCCTGGTCTTCCTTCAGTCCACATCCGTGCTCGGCTGGATGCTCCTGTCCTGA
- a CDS encoding GntR family transcriptional regulator encodes MGKALPTSQRAYQYAKEQILDGILAGGDLISEGTVAAALGISRTPVREAFLRLESEGLLRLYPKRGAVVVPVSAKEVETVLETRELIESFAAEKVSSLGPAVLGRLVEELRDQLQEQRKLREAGDGKAFVAADQVFHQLIVQAADNPILLDLYAGLRDRQQRMGLYAVFNDSDRLRATNHEHVELVALLEKGDLAAYRDALRGHLRGTRAAVLGFQDRSIQPSTDVD; translated from the coding sequence GTGGGTAAGGCTCTCCCCACGTCCCAGCGCGCGTACCAGTACGCGAAGGAACAGATACTCGACGGCATCCTCGCCGGGGGCGACCTGATCAGCGAGGGCACGGTCGCCGCCGCGCTCGGCATCAGCCGTACGCCCGTGCGTGAGGCATTCCTGCGGCTGGAGTCGGAGGGCCTTCTGCGGCTCTACCCCAAGCGCGGCGCGGTGGTGGTGCCGGTCTCCGCGAAGGAGGTGGAGACGGTACTGGAGACGAGGGAGCTCATCGAGTCCTTCGCCGCCGAGAAGGTCTCCTCGCTCGGACCGGCGGTGCTGGGGCGGCTCGTGGAGGAGCTCCGTGACCAGCTCCAGGAGCAGAGGAAGCTGCGGGAGGCCGGGGACGGCAAGGCGTTCGTCGCCGCCGACCAGGTCTTCCACCAGCTGATCGTCCAGGCCGCCGACAACCCGATCCTGCTGGACCTGTACGCGGGGCTGCGTGACCGCCAGCAGCGCATGGGCCTGTACGCGGTCTTCAACGACAGCGACCGGCTGCGCGCCACGAACCACGAGCACGTCGAACTCGTCGCGCTGCTCGAGAAGGGCGACCTCGCGGCCTACCGGGACGCGCTGCGCGGGCACCTGCGTGGCACCCGCGCAGCGGTCCTCGGGTTTCAGGACAGGAGCATCCAGCCGAGCACGGATGTGGACTGA
- a CDS encoding GuaB1 family IMP dehydrogenase-related protein, translated as MRFLNDQQPPYDLTYDDVFMVPGRSAVASRQGVDLASPDGSGTTIPLVVANMTAIAGRRMAETVARRGGLVVIPQDIPIDVVTEVTAWVKRRHLVLDTPITLTPHQTAADALSLLPKRAHGAGVVVQDGRPVGIVTESDLTGVDRFTQLSEVMSRDLLVLKADVDPSEAFDQLDSAHRRLAPAVDADGRLVGILTRKGALRATLYTPATDAAGRLRVAAAVGINGDVAGKARALLEAGVDTLVVDTAHGHQERMVDALRAVRALGPQVPVAAGNVVAAEGVRDLIEAGADIVKVGVGPGAMCTTRMMTGVGRPQFSAVLECAAEARKYGKHVWADGGVRHPRDVAMALAAGASNVMIGSWFAGTYESPGDVQHTPEGRAYKESYGMASARAVRHRTSEESAYDRARKALFEEGISTSRMFIDPARPGVEDVIDAIIAGVRSSCTYAGAASLEEFAEKAVVGVQSAAGYAEGEPLHASW; from the coding sequence ATGCGATTTCTGAACGACCAGCAGCCCCCGTACGACCTGACGTACGACGACGTCTTCATGGTGCCCGGCCGCTCCGCGGTCGCCTCACGGCAGGGCGTGGACCTCGCGTCCCCCGACGGCAGCGGCACCACGATCCCCCTGGTCGTCGCCAACATGACGGCGATCGCGGGCCGGCGGATGGCCGAGACCGTGGCACGCCGCGGAGGCCTCGTCGTCATCCCGCAGGACATCCCGATCGACGTCGTCACCGAGGTCACCGCCTGGGTCAAGCGCCGGCACCTGGTGCTGGACACCCCCATCACGCTCACACCGCACCAGACGGCCGCCGACGCGCTGTCCCTGCTGCCCAAGCGGGCGCACGGAGCCGGTGTCGTGGTCCAGGACGGGCGTCCCGTCGGCATCGTCACCGAGTCCGACCTGACGGGCGTGGACCGCTTCACGCAGCTGTCAGAGGTGATGTCCCGCGATCTGCTCGTCCTCAAGGCGGACGTCGACCCGAGTGAGGCGTTCGACCAGCTCGACAGCGCGCACCGCAGGCTCGCCCCCGCCGTCGACGCCGACGGGCGGCTCGTGGGCATCCTGACGCGTAAGGGCGCGCTGCGCGCCACGCTGTACACCCCGGCGACGGACGCGGCAGGTCGGCTGCGGGTGGCCGCCGCCGTCGGCATCAACGGCGACGTGGCCGGCAAGGCGCGGGCGCTGCTGGAGGCCGGCGTCGACACCCTCGTCGTGGACACCGCGCACGGCCACCAGGAGCGCATGGTCGACGCGCTGCGAGCCGTGCGGGCCCTCGGCCCGCAGGTGCCCGTCGCCGCGGGGAACGTCGTCGCCGCCGAGGGCGTACGCGACCTCATCGAGGCCGGGGCGGACATCGTCAAGGTCGGTGTCGGACCGGGCGCCATGTGCACCACGCGGATGATGACCGGTGTCGGCCGTCCGCAGTTCTCGGCCGTGCTCGAATGTGCCGCCGAGGCGCGCAAGTACGGCAAGCACGTCTGGGCCGACGGCGGCGTGCGGCATCCGCGGGACGTCGCCATGGCACTGGCCGCCGGTGCGTCCAACGTCATGATCGGCTCGTGGTTCGCCGGTACGTACGAGTCGCCCGGAGACGTCCAGCACACCCCCGAAGGACGGGCGTACAAGGAGTCGTACGGCATGGCGTCGGCACGTGCCGTGCGCCACCGCACCAGCGAGGAGTCGGCCTACGACCGTGCCCGCAAGGCCCTGTTCGAGGAGGGCATCTCGACATCGCGGATGTTCATCGACCCGGCGCGGCCCGGTGTCGAGGACGTCATCGACGCGATCATCGCCGGGGTGCGGTCCTCGTGCACGTACGCCGGCGCGGCGTCCCTCGAGGAGTTCGCGGAGAAGGCCGTCGTCGGCGTGCAGAGCGCCGCGGGGTACGCGGAGGGCGAGCCGCTGCACGCCAGCTGGTGA
- a CDS encoding class I SAM-dependent methyltransferase has product MTAFTRDGHSGTGPGDFTRDGCSVEMYSRLPAHGEAGVVLGAVPPGASLLELGAGAGRMTRPLVAGGLKVTAVDESAEMLAQIGDTAPTVLSAIEDLDLGRQFDAVLLASFLVNTADDAQRGRLLNTCVRHTAPDGFVLLQRERDGLHEGLSAGDTWQSGPVQVSIVSIEPLGDGVSRTCIGYAFEDARWTQTFYSQNLPEPRFEAALSDAGLAVDAYLTDDRTWVRARVQGVQPGS; this is encoded by the coding sequence ATGACGGCATTCACGCGTGACGGACACTCAGGCACCGGCCCCGGCGACTTCACCCGCGACGGCTGCTCGGTGGAGATGTACTCGCGCCTTCCCGCCCACGGCGAGGCCGGCGTCGTGCTGGGGGCCGTGCCGCCCGGCGCTTCGCTGCTCGAACTCGGCGCGGGAGCGGGGCGGATGACCCGTCCCCTCGTGGCGGGCGGCCTGAAGGTGACGGCCGTGGACGAGTCCGCGGAGATGCTGGCCCAGATCGGGGACACCGCGCCGACGGTCCTGTCCGCCATCGAAGACCTCGATCTGGGGCGGCAGTTCGACGCCGTGCTGCTCGCCTCGTTCCTCGTCAACACCGCCGACGACGCACAGCGCGGCCGGTTGCTGAACACCTGCGTGCGGCACACCGCCCCGGACGGCTTCGTCCTGCTGCAGCGCGAACGCGACGGCCTGCACGAGGGCCTGAGCGCGGGGGACACCTGGCAGAGCGGCCCCGTGCAGGTCTCCATCGTCTCCATCGAGCCGCTCGGCGACGGCGTCTCGCGCACCTGCATCGGCTACGCCTTCGAGGACGCCCGGTGGACGCAGACCTTCTACTCCCAGAACCTGCCCGAGCCACGGTTCGAGGCGGCACTGTCCGACGCCGGACTCGCCGTGGACGCCTACCTCACCGACGACCGGACCTGGGTGCGTGCACGCGTGCAGGGTGTGCAGCCGGGTTCCTGA
- a CDS encoding amino acid permease yields MLDQGASPQTPKIPGGRQGGVPRLTRRKPVEMLVAEGGQGEGGELRRSLGLWQLTMISIGATLGTGIFVVLGEAVPDAGPAVIVSFVLAGLTALFSAFSYAELAGTIPVAGSSYSYAYATMGELVAWVCGWCLLLEYGVSVAAVAVGWGQYIDELLHGTLGLNLPQALSAPPGEGGLFNVPALVVVLLAMAFLLGGARESARANTVMVTVKVIALLLFCAVAAAGIRAGNYQPFMPLGMAGVSAAGATLFFSYIGFDAASTAGEEAKDPQRDLPRAILLSLVLVTALYCLVAAVAVGALPWHRFEGSEAALSGILHNVTGQGFWPTLLAFGAVVAIASVVLTVLYGQTRILFAMSRDGLVPAVFSKVDPRSGTPRANTVIVSAFCGTLAAAVPLGNLADATSIGTLFAFGLVNVAVIVLRRTRPEMRRAFRVPLSPLFPLVGLGLCLWMMFSLDAVTWGVFGAWMAVGAVVYFGYGIRRSRLRTAPDPASTEE; encoded by the coding sequence GTGTTGGACCAGGGCGCCAGCCCGCAGACACCGAAGATCCCCGGCGGGCGGCAGGGCGGCGTCCCGCGGCTGACGCGCCGCAAGCCCGTGGAGATGCTCGTCGCCGAGGGCGGCCAAGGCGAGGGCGGTGAACTGCGGCGCAGCCTCGGCCTGTGGCAGCTGACCATGATCAGCATCGGGGCGACGCTCGGGACCGGGATCTTCGTCGTCCTCGGGGAGGCCGTGCCCGACGCCGGGCCCGCGGTCATCGTCTCCTTCGTCCTCGCGGGCCTCACGGCGCTCTTCTCCGCCTTCTCCTACGCGGAACTTGCGGGCACCATCCCCGTCGCCGGCTCCTCCTACTCCTACGCCTACGCGACGATGGGCGAACTGGTCGCCTGGGTGTGCGGCTGGTGTCTGCTGCTGGAGTACGGGGTCTCGGTGGCCGCCGTGGCTGTCGGCTGGGGCCAGTACATCGACGAACTGCTGCACGGAACCCTCGGGTTGAACCTTCCCCAGGCCCTGTCCGCTCCGCCGGGCGAGGGCGGGCTGTTCAACGTTCCCGCGCTCGTCGTCGTGCTGCTGGCCATGGCATTCCTGCTCGGCGGCGCCCGGGAGAGCGCGCGTGCCAACACCGTCATGGTCACCGTGAAGGTGATCGCCCTGCTGCTGTTCTGCGCCGTAGCGGCCGCCGGAATACGGGCGGGCAACTACCAGCCCTTCATGCCGCTGGGCATGGCCGGGGTGAGCGCGGCGGGAGCCACCCTCTTCTTCTCCTACATCGGCTTCGACGCGGCATCCACGGCGGGGGAGGAGGCCAAGGACCCGCAGCGCGACCTTCCCCGCGCCATCCTCCTCTCCCTCGTCCTGGTCACCGCGCTGTACTGCCTCGTCGCCGCCGTAGCCGTGGGTGCCCTGCCCTGGCACAGGTTCGAGGGCAGCGAAGCGGCGCTCTCCGGCATCCTGCACAACGTCACAGGACAGGGCTTCTGGCCCACGCTCCTCGCCTTCGGCGCCGTCGTCGCCATCGCGTCGGTCGTGCTGACCGTGCTCTACGGGCAGACCCGGATCCTCTTCGCGATGTCACGGGACGGCCTGGTGCCGGCGGTCTTCTCCAAGGTCGACCCCCGCAGCGGAACCCCGCGCGCCAACACCGTCATCGTCTCCGCGTTCTGCGGGACGCTCGCCGCCGCCGTGCCGCTCGGCAACCTCGCCGACGCCACCAGCATCGGCACCCTCTTCGCCTTCGGCCTCGTCAACGTCGCCGTGATCGTGCTGCGCCGCACCAGGCCGGAGATGCGACGGGCCTTCCGTGTCCCGCTCTCGCCGCTCTTCCCGCTGGTCGGACTGGGCCTGTGCCTGTGGATGATGTTCTCCCTGGACGCCGTCACCTGGGGGGTGTTCGGCGCCTGGATGGCGGTGGGCGCTGTGGTGTACTTCGGGTACGGGATACGCCGCTCCCGGCTGAGGACGGCACCCGACCCCGCGAGCACGGAAGAGTGA
- a CDS encoding Lrp/AsnC family transcriptional regulator, which yields MTLNDLDERIVHLLSQDARRSYADIGAEVGLSAPAVKRRVDRLRAEGAITGFTVRVDPAALGWQTEGYIEMYCRSKTVPEDIRRALARYPEVASASTVTGDADAVVQVFASDMRHFEQVLERIAGEPFVERTKSVLVLSPLLRRYTAGAPR from the coding sequence GTGACTCTCAACGACCTCGACGAGCGCATCGTCCACCTCCTCTCCCAGGACGCCCGCCGCTCCTACGCCGACATCGGCGCCGAAGTGGGCCTGTCCGCGCCTGCCGTCAAACGCCGGGTGGACCGGCTGCGGGCGGAGGGAGCCATCACCGGCTTCACCGTCCGCGTCGACCCGGCGGCGCTCGGGTGGCAGACCGAGGGCTACATCGAGATGTACTGCCGCTCCAAGACCGTGCCGGAAGACATCCGCCGGGCACTGGCCCGCTATCCGGAGGTGGCCTCCGCCTCCACGGTGACCGGCGACGCCGACGCCGTGGTGCAGGTCTTCGCCTCCGACATGCGGCACTTCGAGCAGGTGCTGGAACGCATCGCAGGCGAGCCGTTCGTCGAACGCACCAAGTCGGTGCTGGTGCTCTCACCGCTGCTGCGCCGCTACACGGCGGGGGCGCCGCGCTGA
- a CDS encoding carbon-nitrogen hydrolase family protein: MPSLSLALHQGPAGVPRTVEDGLAALDDAARAAAAEGARLLVTPELSLTGYALGDDVAGRAEAADGPSARAVAGIAAAHRIAVVYGYPELDPDSGALYNSAALVGPDGTPLAGYRKTHLYGDYERRHFTPGDRLVVQADLDGVRLGLLICYDVEFPEAVRAHALAGTELLVVPTALMRPYDVVAETLLPARAWENQLYVAYANRVGREGEFDFAGLSCLAAPDGTVPARGGREPELLTARIDSGLPHASRAQNSYLTDRRPELYTA, from the coding sequence ATGCCGTCGCTGAGCCTCGCCCTGCACCAGGGCCCCGCCGGTGTTCCGCGCACCGTCGAGGACGGTCTCGCAGCACTCGACGACGCCGCACGCGCGGCAGCCGCCGAGGGCGCCCGGCTCCTGGTCACGCCCGAACTCTCCCTGACCGGCTACGCGTTGGGCGACGACGTCGCCGGTCGCGCCGAGGCCGCCGACGGCCCGTCCGCCCGCGCGGTCGCGGGCATCGCCGCGGCACACCGCATCGCCGTCGTGTACGGGTATCCCGAACTCGACCCGGACAGCGGCGCGTTGTACAACTCGGCCGCCCTCGTCGGACCCGACGGGACCCCTCTCGCCGGGTACCGCAAGACGCATCTCTACGGCGACTACGAACGGCGCCACTTCACGCCAGGGGACCGGCTCGTGGTGCAGGCCGACCTGGACGGCGTCCGCCTCGGCCTGCTCATCTGCTACGACGTGGAGTTCCCCGAGGCCGTGCGCGCCCACGCCCTCGCCGGAACCGAGCTGCTCGTGGTGCCGACGGCGCTGATGCGCCCGTACGACGTCGTGGCCGAGACGCTCCTGCCCGCCCGCGCGTGGGAGAACCAGCTCTACGTCGCGTACGCCAACCGCGTGGGCCGCGAAGGGGAGTTCGACTTCGCCGGGCTCAGCTGTCTCGCCGCGCCCGACGGAACCGTCCCCGCACGCGGCGGCCGGGAGCCGGAGCTGCTGACGGCCCGCATCGACTCCGGTCTGCCGCACGCCTCCCGTGCGCAGAACAGCTATCTCACCGACCGGCGGCCCGAGCTCTACACCGCCTGA